In the Brassica napus cultivar Da-Ae chromosome A7, Da-Ae, whole genome shotgun sequence genome, one interval contains:
- the LOC111200555 gene encoding EG45-like domain containing protein 2 isoform X1, producing the protein MIKMVLKFVVTVIVFAQILAPIAEAAQGRAVFYDPPYTKSACYGNQYETMVTGVRNNLWQGSRACGRRYRVRCIGPTYNFPRACTGRSVIVKVVDLCREPCNGDLNLSRDAFRVIANTDAGNVRVEYTPI; encoded by the exons atgataaaaatggTGCTAAAGTTTGTCGTGACGGTGATAGTGTTTGCACAAATCTTAGCTCCAATTGCTGAAGCTGCTCAAGGAAGAGCCGTCTTTTACGACCCTCCCTACACTA AGTCTGCTTGTTATGGAAATCAATACGAAACGATGGTGACTGGAGTCAGGAACAATCTGTGGCAAGGAAGCCGAGCTTGTGGTCGGAGGTACAGGGTTCGATGCATTGGCCCTACGTACAACTTTCCAAGAGCGTGCACGGGACGTAGCGTAATCGTCAAGGTAGTTGATTTATGCCGGGAGCCTTGCAATGGCGACCTTAATCTCTCTCGTGACGCTTTTAGGGTCATTGCTAATACTGATGCCGGCAACGTCCGCGTCGAATACACTCC GATATGA
- the LOC111200555 gene encoding EG45-like domain containing protein 2 isoform X2, whose product MIKMVLKFVVTVIVFAQILAPIAEAAQGRAVFYDPPYTKSACYGNQYETMVTGVRNNLWQGSRACGRRYRVRCIGPTYNFPRACTGRSVIVKVVDLCREPCNGDLNLSRDAFRVIANTDAGNVRVEYTP is encoded by the exons atgataaaaatggTGCTAAAGTTTGTCGTGACGGTGATAGTGTTTGCACAAATCTTAGCTCCAATTGCTGAAGCTGCTCAAGGAAGAGCCGTCTTTTACGACCCTCCCTACACTA AGTCTGCTTGTTATGGAAATCAATACGAAACGATGGTGACTGGAGTCAGGAACAATCTGTGGCAAGGAAGCCGAGCTTGTGGTCGGAGGTACAGGGTTCGATGCATTGGCCCTACGTACAACTTTCCAAGAGCGTGCACGGGACGTAGCGTAATCGTCAAGGTAGTTGATTTATGCCGGGAGCCTTGCAATGGCGACCTTAATCTCTCTCGTGACGCTTTTAGGGTCATTGCTAATACTGATGCCGGCAACGTCCGCGTCGAATACACTCCGTAA